The sequence ATTGAAGAATTGCTCAtgtgcgccccgcgtataagtggagacgccccgcgtggtagCTGTTGACTTAGTGGGACCATGCAGTCTGGCTGCCGTGATTGAGAGGGCATtgttctacgccccgcgtggttgctTCTGCGCCCCGTGTATAAGTGGGGGCGCCCCACGTGGTAGCTGTTGACTTAGTgggaccatgcagtctgactgcCGTGATTGAGAGGGCATTGTTCTACACCCAACGTGGTTGCTTCTGCGCCCCACGTATAAGTGGGGGTgccccacgtggtgcctgttgACTTAGTGGGAACATGCAGTCTGATTgagaggtacgccccgcgtggttgctTCTGCGCCCCACGTGTGTCGGTGAATTTTACTCCTTAACTAGTACCTGCGAagtacaattctcgagagccgagttagtttgacgtttatttttctgaaattaatcaaaaacaaaggaaattaaccaaaagcataaaatttatttttattttgttattttattaaaaacacattatttttgtaattaaacttacttatttagtccaaaattaaaccgtaaatcacgctaaaagataggggcaAAATGCCCCTATTATAATGCAAGAAAGTagcaaaaataaaaagtttcatTGAATTAAGGGAGAATATAgtaaaagaagaagacaaaaAGGTTGGGTAAATTACgcacgtggtgtacaacctttacccaaaatcacactttggtgtacaaccaaaattttgtcacactaaaccgtacaAAATTCatgtgacctcccactaaagtataCAACCGGtcaaaatgaccggtcaacgcaagtCAATGTGGCCACATCAgtagtttgaccattttaagtCAAAAAATCACACCCCTAatatgaaattactaaaatatcctcatcccttccaaattgaaaaaaaaaatcccctCTCCCCCATTTCTGAGATTAATTCCACTTTTCTTTCTTCCACTCTCTCTAACTACAAATATGAAAGTTGCTTCTCTTTACCAACACAGCCCATCTTTCTCCATAGTTTCCTATGGCTCTAaactaatttcttttttttccacAAAATTTCATATAATTTTAAGCTCAAAGTCACAGTTATGAACATCCTAAGGAAAATAAAGAAAGTCCTATGATTATGGGGTGTGGCAATTTAATCTTCCACTTCAACAGGCGGAGCTCTGTAATATGCTGGCACAGTTGCAGGGAAGAACATTTGTCTCACACCTTCTGCCTTGATTATGGGAAAGATGATTCCTGATGCACCCGAAATAATCCTCGCTCCAATCCACATGCGCTTCACAGAAGGGAATGGCAGCAACAAACGACCCACACCATAAATTGCAACTGTACAAGATCTGGGTACAAGTTTTCAAAAtcgttaaaattaaaattgagttTCCAGGAACGTCCTGTCGCCTCTGATAAGTCGCCGGAGAAGATGATAGACAACAATTAAAATTGAACCTCTGTGTCTCTGCCTTACAATTATAGTGgagtaattaaaattatttaatgggTGAAAGAATCAGAGATTTTTCCTGTTTAGAGTGGGGGAGTGGCGTCAATTGTGGCGTAGATAGTGGAGGTGGAGGATTCGACCAGCAATATGAAAACATTGCTAATACCACCGTTAATCGGCGGCGACGATGATTCCAGCGATTAGAGATTTGGATCTGACTCTGAGTTCGAGTTTTGTTGCTTAATTTCTCTAGTTTTGAGATAGGGGAGAGAGAagatgtagagagagaaatgagagaGAGGGGGTTGAAGTAAGAAGATGAgagtattttagtaattttataaggTTTGAGGTTATATTGGTAATTCCATAAAGAGTGAGTCCTACTTTTTTTAATTGTACAACTGAAAAATGCTGATGTGGCAtagttgaccagcgttgaccggtcacaaaaaccgACTATAACTTTAGTGGAAGGTGACAtgaagttcgtacggtttagtgtgacaaaattttgattatacaccaaaatgtgatttggagtaaaggttgtacaccacgtatgtaatttaccttaAAAAGGTTACATGATTCTGTTAGATATTGTCCTATGTATAATTAATCATATACATGTGTTAAACAACTAGTTAACATTAAGTATTATCCTAATATTAACTTAATTAATCCTAATAATGTGaactaaattataatttaagaTCGAGATTTTTAGTTTAAGCTACTTAAGCCGTTATTAATGCTAAATTGAACGATCAAATTAGGATAAGCTGCAAAAAAAATATCCCTAATATCGATAGTTAATCtattaacgtttaaaatgatgcaattttatctctaatattggctataaagagcaattttatctcatatatattgacaaattaggtgaatttgaaaaataatttatcaaactgtatTTTCGCAATCATAAATCTTGTCATCACCACTCATATGGCTCATATGGCTGTAATTGAGCCACGCTTTTGCTTGCTTATACTTGACTCATCAGAAAATCGTCGAGCTCGAGCTCAATATCTATTCGCGAGTTGCTCACGAGCTTTGCTCTTGACCAACTCGCCAATTCAGTTCATGAACTTCGCTCACGAATAACTCATTAATATGTTCATTAactatattgatttgaatttttttaacacaaacttatattttttgaaatatataaaaataaggtTTATACAAAACTACGTTGTTTTAAATTTTctctttatagaaatattattgttaaaaaataatcgaaccaaTCTTGCTTACAAgcatgttcatgaacattataatcgagcttgctCATGAGTTTTCAAACCGAACTTTATCATGCAGAAACTCAACTTGTTTTAAATCGATTCAAACACAATCGAGTTTTTATCGAGTCGAACATcgaaccgctcatgagcggcttgactcatttacagccctatccACTACATATGTAcgtcactttttttttatagtttatctTATTTCTCGGTTTGAGGATCCTCAAGCACCTTTTAGGTGGATCATCTCCCAATTAAAGCTTTCTGCGTATGCTAGGACTCGAACTCGAGGTCTAGCTTAAGCGACTTGAAGCTCTTATATTACTCAAGCCAACTGTAATTGGTAGCATATGTATGTTATTTAATcattcattagtaacagatcataaagATATGTATACAcgtgaatttaaaaaaaattaaaaaattatattgtattCCATACgagttagataaaaaaattcaaatatttttgtcgaatttttaaaaattaatctctaattctattataaaattttaaaacgtaaaaaaattattgttggAATATTATACAACTGCTGCAGAATATGAGAACAAACTATCTGCATTTTTCAATCATGTCTGAAATTTTGACCCAACCAACGtcagaagtaaaattgctcttagttaCCGATGGTAgaagtaaaattacaccatttcaCATATTGGACATAAAATTATTCTTAATTTAATGGCCAGTGTAGATATTTTTCCACCTTATCccataaaattaattttgaactaAATTAATAATACAAATCAAATTTTAAAGCTAACTTGACCATttattatgttttaaaaaacatttttttttttgtattttagttattttttggctcaattataaaaagaaaaaagaaagagaaaaaaaagtagGCAGTTGCAAAGTAACGTAAGAAATCATAAAATACCAAAACCAATAATTCCCTTTTCTTGTGCCAGCTGTACTTCATGCACAATTctacaaatatttttatttttcacaaaatatttatttatatattttataaatatattatatatgttgTTTTCACAAAGGgctttttttaaatgaaataagAGAATTGttgcattttatttttttcaatttgacaCATATTAATTAACTATAATTATACTGAATAAACTCTTTAATGTGAAAATTTTAATTGTGAATCTAAATCTTAATTAGAAGAGTggtattgatttatttatatttgaaattatgtttttattagataaaatgaaaaaaaacttAGTATTTTACATGtttgaattaaattaaattaaaaaatttaaacataATATTAAATtccattaaatttaataagttaCTTAGGGCCCGTttattttacctactgtttgttgttgctgtttcctatttgctgttacggtttgctatttgttgtttgctgttggaaaaaatttccaaaaaacAGATATTATCTATCAAAAtcaaaatactaaattattagTTTCTTTTAAatcaattattatattattctttttcgtaaaaaaaaaagaaactgaAAGCTAAACTGTAAAACAAAAATTCCTTTTTTGAATTTGGAAAGTTCTTAAATAATAtcgaaattaatatatatatatatcattaccTATTCTGaacttataaaaaatataaataaaaaaattttgaaGACTGGTTTTGATGATTCAGAATTAAGTAGAAGAACCAAGTATGCTTCACTCCAGTTCTACTCCTAATTGTCATCTCCTTCAACAAGGTATgcattttcttatttcttttttattcagTCCCCGAATCCAGAAAGAGGGTTTAATTCAGTGGTAGAGTCTGGAAAGAGAATTTAACTGTGTAATTGTAACACTCTAGATTCTCTTTTCAGATGAAAAGCGACCCGAAACCACCATTTTTCGGATGAATTTTGTTGATTGAAGGTGTAACGGACTCCCCGTACACCTCCTCTCTCTACCACTCTTTTCCCGATCCCTATGAATTTTCTTCCCATgaattttcttatttcttttttattcagTGGTGGAGTTCGAGAAAAGGATTTAATTGTGTAATTGCAACACTCTAGATTCTCTTTCCAGACAGAGAATCACCTGGAACCACCATTATAGATGTTGTTGATTGGAGGTGCTACGAACTCCTCCGTGCACCTCCTCTCTCTACCACTCTTTTCCGTGCACCTCCTCTCTCTACCACTCTTTTCTGAATCGATTTTAGGGTAATGAGCTCCGAATCTGAAATTTAGTTTGTtatttcttcaagaattcacttaaattttggattttttttttaaaaaattgaaagagagagaaagagaaagaaagttaATTAGAGATCCAAAAAAAGCTTAAATATCTGGCTAATTGGTTTGCCAACtgtaatttaatttgttttcggATTTTTTGGGTTTAATTTGGAAGGATTCTACTGTAGCTAGATGTCAATTACCCAATTTACCATttcaatagaaaaaaaattaaatgtcaTAAAATTGTTAATTGGAATTTGTTCaagtaaaatttaattaatatgaaagTGATCAATTCTCTCctaacataaatatataaataatttttttttcaaattttcataaaaaaaacagtactatttttaatataaattatagGAGATGAGGATAAAATTGTCCTTATACAGGTAAAATATTTTATGTTATTAAGTTTGGTGTGACATAAACAATAATGTTCTTTACGGATAGAGAGTAGATGGAcaccaaataaatattttatgtttctATTTTGTTCCGATATCATCTCTAATTATTAAGTTATATTTATCGTTatgaaattatttaaattttgagtttttatttttatttttttaatttatagaaaAGAATCAATTATTGTAAAAGAAAAAGTTATGCAAAAAATAGCAATAATAACAAAGCCGTATTTAAATTATcctaattattttaggagactAATGAATCATTTTAAATAAAGAAGACCAATAAATCCATTGTAAGCAAATTTCAAGGACTAATaagatattttttaaattaaaagatgAATCGGATAATTTGAATAAGTATATAGAGACCTTGATGTAATAACCTAAATAGAATCAGGGATCTATTTAGACTTTGAACTTTGCTAGTAAATCTATTTAAACAATACATTCTGTACGCAGAgatgagctttggcttgctaaTGCTCGGGTCCTTAGAAAATTGATGAGTGTGAGCTCAATATTGTGTTCATGGGCTGCTCGTTTTTTTTCGTTCACAAGGTTTGCTCGCGAGCATTTCGTTAAACAACTCATTATTTATattcatttgaaattttttaacaCAAAAACTATATACTTTTGAAACCTACAAAATTAAAGTTTCACAcaaaaatatcataaatttacatttcaccctttataaaaaaaaaatactattataagataataacaATCGAACCAACCTTGCTCATGAATCTGTTCAtcaacattataatcgagcttgttcatgaacataTAACTAATCCTACTCGCGAGTTTTCGAACCGAGTTTATAAATCGACCCAAACATGGTCTAGCTTTTACCAAACCGAACACCGAGCGGCTTATTTAGGCCTTTACTTCAttataaatgcaacaaaaacaACAATCGCGTCATAAAAAACCTATGGTGTCAGTTGGATTATCTCTGTAAATTGTATTATCTTATCAGAAATTCCTCGCACTTCATAATGCGTCGGCGAACAAATTTCAGGTAATTTCACAAAGGTGAAAGCAGCAGATAAACATTTGAATTACATCCTGAAAGGGCGGCAGCAGCAGCGGAACTGGAAGAACTCAAAGATTAGTTGCTTGAAATTGGTGTGTTTATCAAGAAGAAGTAAAAATGGTGAATATGTGGTGAAAAAATTTCGAAGAATAGTAAGAAATTGCAGTTTTCAGATTGCATCAAATTCAAACAACAATTAcaaaaattggaattcaacttTGGAGAATCATTTCAACTCTTTATATCAATTTTCACGCCCTCATACTGTTATTGGCACTGTAAGtatattttctgacaaaattcCGTAAGTAAAGTTCGGTTAAAAAAATTCCCGCATAAATGTCGGGTTGTTAGAAGACATACGAAACCGGTATCCAAAACACCTGTTTCAAATGCAATGAACCCGGTGATTGAATCACGAGGTTTAGTTTCAGATGACACCGGTGTTTGAAAACTCATCTTTCAGAAATTTCTAGTTCCGTCATTGTACACCTGTCAAATGACATCTGACACTGAATCCGGTGATTCAATCACCAAGTTCTTTGCTTTTAAAAAGGGTTTTGAATGCCATTTCGTAACCTTTGACAACCCAAACAAAAGCATTAGCCCGAAAAACCATTTAATCGGCCTTACTTAATTTGGTCAGTCACTAATAGATTTAGACTTATTAAAATCTTATGGTGGAGATTAAAATAATCGTAAGGCTAAGATTTATACTTTCTAATCTAACAGTGACTgatcaaattcacttggtcagtcactgaccacgtgAAAATTACTGCTAACACTGAAGTCGGTGATTCAAtcacttcattttttttttcttgtaatttatgtttgttGTTATCAGATCATAGGAATAACATCAATTTCCCTTCTCCCGGTTGAAGCAATCCGCGACTTCTCTCCGACATTTCTTATCGGAATATTGAAGGTAACTACTCTTTGTATTGTTATTATTTAATGTGTTGAATCTCGACGGTAACAAAGCAACTCTTGTAACACTTCCACTTAAGTTCGAACTGTGATAAATATATGTTTGGTGATTAATTTTTCAGGCATTGTTGCCCTCAATCTTAATGAACATCTATGTAGTGGGGTTGAATCAATTGTTTGATGTTGAAATAGACAAGGTAAGCATCTTTCATTTTGATGTCAAAATATGATTATTTGccatttagatttttttttttttttaaagcttAGAAGGCTTAATATATCTGGGTTTTCTGTATTTAgtcaaataatttaattatcgTTTTGAATTTTGGAGATGTTTCAGTagttttcttaaattatttatgAAAGTTCTAGGTGGCAgggcaaaataaaaatttgaataaaaatttgaataaattgAAGTGCGTTCACTTTAAGCAATAAACCTTGACTGATTAGCTCTTTAACTCTACCCCCTCCCAAATATAGCTTACAACTTTCATCGTAGTGTTCTCGTCAAAGAGCAACACTTCTCAAAATCTAAAAAGGTGCTAATAATTCTAACCAGGGATTCTTGGGGTTCCAGATGATCCAACTACAACAAAACTAGGAACAGAGACCTTTCTCCCCTTTCCGCTCATTCTTTAGTCTTAAGAATGCTAGTTTTAAGAATGAGTGATTGCTCTTCTCTGATACTTGCTACCCAGCCTGAGAGCAAATAGTTAATGTATTCCACTTATTGAACAAGGTTCTACCGTCGGTCTGATACCCTTGGATGCCGAAGACGTCCTTGGAGTGATCTCGTAGTTCCTATAGGGTCGAGACTATGAGGTAGGTCCATGAATAAGTCACTAAGCAAGTTCGGGAGTTAATGATCTTCTTCGGAGATAGATAGAGATTTTAGAATGTGTCCCTCATTTTTATTTGCAATTAAGTATTCGTCACTCCACTAGTAGTAAGAGACATAAAGATCGATAAATCTCCAAAATTCAGGAGAAATCAGATTATTTGACTAGGTACGGATTccgatatattaagcctatgaTTAATGATAACTATGCTATACTTTTCTATAAATGTTTAATGTTTATGTAGGTGAACAAACCATATCTTCCACTTGCTTCTGGCAATTTCTCAATGGAAACTGGCATACTCATTGTTTTTGCTTCTCTACTCATGGTAAGATACCACAAATATTCTTATTTTGAATCATGTCGATTAATATGCTTAATAAATATCGAGACCTTTTAATTTGCATCTCAACGTCTAATAATTTATGTCACCTCAACTTGCTTAACCTCTTCTATGTGATAGTACACGTCATTGACAATTTAAGCAAATGAGATTAGAAAAATCGTTTAAGCAAATTAAGGTAGTGAAGaagtcattttaaacaagttgagatGGTGAAATAGGCACTGAAAGTTTCGAAATTTATTAGCCGTTTTGATGCAAAGTTGAAGGAAGCATGTATTAAAccagattaatattttttttttttaataacatagACTAATTATAGTTTtggttaattatatattatgattagaGTCTTGGAATGGGAATTATGTTCCAATCTCCACCAATTCTTGCTGCTCTGCTTATAAGTTTTGGACTTGGAAGTGTATACTCCATTGAAGTAAGTCtcttaatttcacttttttgtAAATTGTTATCATTCTCCTTTTATGTCTATAAAATAATGTCTATATAGTGTGAATTGGTTCGACGGATCAAGAATTCATTAATAGAATGTGTTTGTGGTGGTCTCTTGCGATTTATGACATTTTTCAGTAACCTTTAGGTGTTCAAGCCCCCTGTATCCGTCTCCAAACACATCTATTTATTAAGTTCATGTGAAAATTTATCTTTTATAAATGCATAACAAAATAGTTAGTTGTGGAACCGAACAGTTAAAAGCTTATGACTCATTTTGTCCGTACATtttatatagttttaaataagGTTTTTACAGTTGTTTCAtggcaatatatatataaggaaaaaaattgctttcaatttgttaaaaatatttcaaatatatattaaagtttaATGTGTGAGATTATAATTTGATCGAAAGCTCATGTGTCTgcgaattttttttctttctcatttgatcattttattttgcttttaaaAATCTACAGCTTCCCTTGCTGAGATGGAAGAAACAACCTTTTTTAGCTGCAACATGTATCCTGATAGTAAGAGCTATTGTTGTTCAACTAGCTTTCTTTATACACATTCAGGTTTGTTCTTACATTTTTTCTCGAAGTAAGGGTCAAAACGACTTTTAAAGTTAACagacaaaatcaaaataaatcaaGTTAAATTTTAGATATCAATTCAATAATGAAGTTGacaatatttaacaaattagttaaaattagaCATGTCCACAGTTTAAGGAACCCGTCCAGATCTGTGTTCCTTGGATTGGGACTgagtatttttaaataaaaggtTGTTATGTCCGATCTGAATCCGGTCCATTAACATGTCTAGTTAAAATACAATCAATTTAATATGGGTTAAATGCACTACTAGTTACTGAACTTTCATAATCGCctctcaatttcaatttgtctcaataaaatcattcaatattGAATTTTGACTCAATTAAATCGACTCGAGAGCAAAAAGACATTGGAAAAGTTACGTGATTGGCACATCAGCAATAGTCAACTAGCAAAATGAGATGTGGCTGCCATCTAGCTAACACGTGTCATCTCGGTCAGCTAAGTGACAACCACATGTCATCTAGGTGGCAGCCACATATCGTTTTGGCCAGCAGTGAAACTGATATGACAACCATGTCACTTTTCTAGTGTCTTCTGCTCTTAAAGCTTGtgctaatttatcaaatattactAACTGGGGTTACGGCTGAGTTGATAACTAATTTTCGATTTGTGCTAAATTGATTATGTCAGTCAATTTTAGCGACCATTTTGACcgttaatttaatttttcaaatttcatatatataaacTTTGATTCATAATTCAAAATTGCTTATTTTTAAAAGGGAATTGAATGTGAGTTTGCAGAAATTTGTTCTTGGGAAACCAATAGTTATTACAAGATCAGTGATGTTTGCAACTGCTTTCATGTGCTTCTTTGCTACTGTTATTGCTCTCTTTAAGGTAAATATTATAACCCCTAAACccaattttaattacacttttcagaaattaattaattttattttattaattttatttttgatttaattatCAGGACATACCTGATGTAGATGGAGATAGAGATTTTGGGATTCAATCATTCAGTGTTAGCCTTGGCCAAGAAAGAGTAAGATAAAATTGGTACAAATTGAATTTTGGACATTAAGTTATTCTAATAAATACTTGATTGGTGTTGTTTGGAGAAATATTTCTCAAACCTAGATTTAGTTGGAAAATATTTCCCAAAATAGGGTTATTTTTAATTCTGTGGTTAAACTAGCTCCAATTATAacttagggataaaattgctccccgaaaacgttaggggtatttttgcacttattcctaattttaataagaaaaagtacaaaaataaatattgtggTTCAACCAATTTGCAAAGACAGTTCCCGTGGTTTATATAAGTTTGCAAATAAACGATACATGAGTCAACTTTTCGGGCGAagcacaagatttatttttatacttttctccttttattattttatgttgTAGGGTGGACAATGCTAATAAGTCCTTTACCGATTACGGGGATCACACTTCCGTAATGAATGATTACGGCAGTGGAACTGCCGTAATTACACTATAAATTTAGTGATTTCCATCTCGCAACATTAAAAATATTCGCCAATTACAATAAACATTAAACTGTAATTGAGAATATTTTAACCacagagtaaaaaaaaaatctcatttttagaaatatttttcaaatatatCTAGACTGAGAAATATTTCCCAAACAACACTCAAGGATTTaggttttttttgttaaattagtGTCAACGAGCGAATGTCGGTATATGATTCGTGAATTGTTTATACGTATCGAATGTTGCCACGTGTTATTTTTCAATTGATTTGGCTAAAAATAGAGCTATTAAATCCTAAAAAGTGAAATTTAAGGGAACCATTCTCAATCTGATAATGGTTGAgaaataattttcttaaatGAACTGTTTTTAATCCTAAGATTAAAAACAAACTATTACAGTGGTGGATCTGTCGTAATGTCCAAAGATCCACCATTGTAATGATCCCATTACGGTGGATCACTACCATATTGGGGCTATTTTTAATCATAAAGTTAAAAACAGCCTCTCTCTAATTATCAGGTTGGGAATAATTTCTTTAAAGGCATTTTTAGGGTTTAGTTTGTTAATTTCTAATACGACAACACGATTTACAAAAACAATCTGTTTAACACAATTATCATTCATATCATAAGTAATAACGTGGAATATATAGAGTCACATAACCCGACACAATAATTCATTTTGACACTCCTAACTAAAATTACCAAAAATTAGTAATGAAAGTTCTAATTAGTGTTTGGTTGCTCTTATAAGGTGTTCTGGCTGTGTGTAAACATGCTGTTATTAGCATATGGAGCAGCTGTGGTGATTGGAGCTTCTTCTGTTGCTTTCCTGCCAAACAAGCTTGTtactgtatttatttatttatttatttatttattttattaattccttaattataattattaattccttaattcatttttatgttttaatctttttattttattttatttctttcagGTATTAGGGCATAGCACTTTGGCATTGATGTTGTGGTTACAAGCACAATCTGTTGATGTCACAAGCAACAATTCTATCACTTCTTTTTACATGTTCATTTGGAAGGTAAGTAATTATTTGTTTCTTTACTATTATCATATTTATTTTACAATAAATTAAGGGTTAAGgactaaaatatatatatattcttaatTTATAACGTATGAAGTGATCTAAGTTTATATCTAACGAGGAATAAAAGATAGAGTGTAATCTGAATTATCCATTAGGATGCTTCTAGAGTCTTGAATCAGAATAATGAACTATGATAGATCAGTACAAACATAAGAAATACCGTCCACCACAAGTTTAGCATTAGTCTCGAACTCAACCTTTGAGAGAAGTTGCTCAAAGTAAACATTTTTGAAGAGCCGAGGCTTCCATAATTTTTGAATCTTGAACACCCTCCATAATTGAGCTACAACAAGACTGAAACTCAGCCATCACGAAGCACAACATTCACTCTACATAACTCGTCTTCCTTAAACACTGTAGCATCTAACGTACCCTTCTCTcgtttttttctattaaaccTCTATGCTTGAAGCGTTGGACGAAACTCGAGGCTAAGAGGGTGTTTGGTTACTCATTTTTCTCctcttgtttgtcttttcactttaaaatagagagttttaggtgtttggttagacacgtcttgtttgtcttttatagctgaaaaatagctttttacaaaaggagggaatccctgcttttttggaaaagcagcttgtTCCAATAGCAaatagcaaacagcaacagtaaACAGCAGGTAAATCAAATGGGCCCTAAAAAACCCTTCGTTCCTTCCATTCACGACAAAACAACCAAGTAGAGTGCACACGGCTAGCTGGAGTTCAACAATGCCCATTCCACAACCTATTGTTTCTCTACTGCCAAATTGTAAAATGCTCCACCGTAACATTTGAAATGTCGTTTTCACTTACTTGTTAACAAAAGCAAAGGAATCGATTCACCACATCACTAAAAGCCATGTCATGTTGTTGAAATCATGTGACAAATCATTAATTTATCACAAACCCGCACTCCACAAACAGATGCCAACTATGTTCGACATCAGTATCACACATATCGCAGACAATGGGAACTGCCACGTGTTAAGAAAGAAATTGGTTCCGAAAATGGAGGTAGCGAGAGCAAAGTTTCTAGAGGAAAGATTTAATCCTTGGAGGTAAACAAATATTCCAAACCAAAGCCGAACCATCAATTGAGTTTCTATCATGAATAACATTTTCTAAAGCCTTATACACCCGATTTTTagtaaaattcaaaataagCACATCCTCCACACTTCTATAAGGAACCAC comes from Euphorbia lathyris chromosome 8, ddEupLath1.1, whole genome shotgun sequence and encodes:
- the LOC136203553 gene encoding homogentisate geranylgeranyltransferase, chloroplastic-like, producing the protein MLHSSSTPNCHLLQQGNFTKVKAADKHLNYILKGRQQQRNWKNSKISCLKLVCLSRRSKNGEYVVKKFRRIVRNCSFQIASNSNNNYKNWNSTLENHFNSLYQFSRPHTVIGTIIGITSISLLPVEAIRDFSPTFLIGILKALLPSILMNIYVVGLNQLFDVEIDKVNKPYLPLASGNFSMETGILIVFASLLMSLGMGIMFQSPPILAALLISFGLGSVYSIELPLLRWKKQPFLAATCILIVRAIVVQLAFFIHIQKFVLGKPIVITRSVMFATAFMCFFATVIALFKDIPDVDGDRDFGIQSFSVSLGQERVFWLCVNMLLLAYGAAVVIGASSVAFLPNKLVTVLGHSTLALMLWLQAQSVDVTSNNSITSFYMFIWKLFYAEYFLIPFVR